In the Pungitius pungitius chromosome 5, fPunPun2.1, whole genome shotgun sequence genome, one interval contains:
- the LOC119225006 gene encoding uncharacterized protein LOC119225006, protein MNTDRDAQMMRKQERAHFFSSREQELILKLYEEERAVLTAKSNTSTASKLREEAWQRIADKINMLSDSGHKRSWQQVKIKHKNIVQTAKRRQVEGAGNDEGSATPSLTSAEEDVLQHKDKMLRVEVLPGGACIEPLVGSDSSFISVSGHPVLLLPVTKTEPESLSGDETDISDTHFEGDIRGFLGRDNSACAPIGESTGKQTDDIRGLYCCYLKKEIENRDQQMAYRALKMRKLEKEILLLDKQLM, encoded by the exons atgaacacagACAGAG ATGCCCAGATGATGAGAAAACAGGAGAGGGCTCATTTCTTCAGCTCCAGAGAGCAGGAACTCATTTTGAAGTTGTATGAAGAAGAGAGAGCGGTATTGACAGCCAAATCGAACACTTCCACTGCCTCAAAACTGAGAGAAGAAGCCTGGCAGAGAATTGCtgataaaataaacat GTTATCGGACAGCGGCCACAAAAGGTCTTGGCAGCAAGTGAAaatcaaacataaaaacataGTGCAAACAG CAAAAAGAAGACAGGTAGAGGGGGCGGGGAATGACGAGGGATCGGCGACCCCATCGCTAACTTCTGCAGAGGAGGATGTGCTGCAGCACAAAGATAAGATGCTGAGAGTGGAGGTCCTGCCCGGTGGTGCTTGTATTGAACCGCTGGTTGGATCTGACAGCTCATTTATCAGTG TCTCAGGACACCCTGTCCTCCTCTTGCCCGTAACGAAGACTGAACCAGAAAGCCTGAGCGGTGATGAGACGGACATCAGTGACACTCATTTTGAAGGG GATATTCGCGGCTTCTTGGGGAGAGACAACTCGGCTTGTGCTCCGATTGGTGAAAGCACTGGG aAACAGACCGACGATATAAGAGGCCTTTACTGCTGCTACCTCAAGAAGGAGATAGAGAACCGTGACCAACAGATGGCATACAGAGCACTTAAAATGAGAAAGCTGGAGAAAGAAATTTTACTACTTGACAAGCAGCTGATGTGA
- the LOC119225009 gene encoding cytochrome c oxidase subunit 6A, mitochondrial, whose translation MAALGRVSQMLLRSSLTQTRRQLSAAAAGAHGEQAARTWKILTFVVALPGVAVCMLNMYLKEQQHSHEQPEFVPYSHLRIRNKRFPWGDGNKSLFHNPHLNALPDGYEGHDE comes from the exons ATGGCGGCTCTCGGACGCGTCTCTCAGATGTTGCTGAGGTCTTCTTTGACCCAGACCCGGCGTCAGctctccgctgctgctgccggcgCACACGGCGAACAAGCGG CCAGGACATGGAAGATCCTCACTTTTGTGGTTGCCCTCCCTGGTGTTGCAGTGTGCATGTTGAACATGTACCTTAAGGAGCAGCAGCATTCCCATGAACAGCCTGAGTTTGTCCCTTACAGCCACCTGCGCATTCGCAACAAG cGTTTCCCATGGGGAGATGGCAACAAATCGCTCTTCCACAATCCACACTTGAATGCTCTTCCCGACGGCTATGAGGGCCATGATGAATAA
- the asgrl1 gene encoding asialoglycoprotein receptor-like 1, with translation MESQYQQFGPMDHSSVRGEHNTSAQTGMKRIVYCVLYGVLVLLLLILLMITGIKFSQLNKEITDVKLNLGTYHERTSSSSPDASLVQEVFLLRLVPVRGTCREGWVSFRTSCYRLSSTAATWSKAEEQCRGQGGHLVVLNDVEELDYISKVVDIKYNYWIGLVERDHEGQWSWVDGTDFNSTPTFWDNGQPDNWDYRENGEDCGQIHASERRKRKMWNDADCHLSYKYVCETRA, from the exons ATGGAGTCTCAGTATCAGCAGTTTGGGCCGATGGATCACAGCTCTGTTCGAGGAGAGCACAACACGTCTGCACAAACCG GTATGAAGAGGATAGTGTATTGTGTCTTATATGGagtcctggtgctgctgctgttgatccTGCTGATGATCACTGGGATCAAAT TCTCTCAGTTAAACAAGGAAATCACTGACGTCAAACTCAATCTTGGGACGTACCATGAAAGAACTTCATCGTCCAGTCCAG ATGCATCTCTGGTGCAGGAGGTCTTTTTACTGAGACTTGTTCCAGTTAGAG GAACATGTCGGGAGGGCTGGGTGTCTTTCCGGACGAGCTGCTACCGGCTGTCATCCACGGCCGCCACCTGGAGCAAAGCAGAGGAGCAGTGTCGGGGACAAGGAGGACACTTGGTGGTTCTGAATGATGTCGAGGAGCTG GACTACATTTCAAAAGTAGTTGATATCAAATATAACTATTGGATCGGACTGGTGGAGCGAGATCACGAGGGACAATGGAGCTGGGTGGATGGAACCGACTTCAATTCAACGCCGAC CTTCTGGGACAACGGTCAGCCCGACAACTGGGACTACAGAGAGAACGGAGAGGACTGCGGGCAGATTCACGCTTCCGAGAGACGCAAACGCAAGATGTGGAACGATGCGGACTGTCATCTGTCGTATAAATATGTCTGTGAGACAAGAGCGTGA